The Kluyvera intermedia genome window below encodes:
- a CDS encoding PLP-dependent aminotransferase family protein produces MKKYQQLAQQMTEQIAHGVWQPGDKLPSLREQVANSGMSFMTVSHAYQLLESQGRIVARPQSGYYVAPRMVATRQSSAPAQVMPDNAVDINTYIFEVLQASRNASVLPFASAFPDPKLFPLPQLNRSLAQVSKTATAMSVIENLPPGNDELRHAIARRYALQGMTISPDEIVITAGALEALNLSLQAVTEPGDWVIVENPCFYGALQALERLRLKALSVATDVKEGIDLDALVQALQTYPVKACWLMTNSQNPLGFTLTPEKKARLIEILSEHNVTLIEDDVYSELYFGREKPLPAKAWDKTDMTLHCSSFSKCLVPGFRIGWVAAGKHARRIQHLQLMSTLSTSSPMQLALVDYLATKRYDAHLRRLRRQLAERKQLAWQSLLRSLPPEVQIHHNDSGYFLWLELPAGVDAGQLSARALEHHISIAPGKMFSTTDNWASFFRFNTAWGWGEREDNAVETLGHLIRQLIK; encoded by the coding sequence ATGAAAAAGTACCAGCAACTCGCCCAGCAGATGACGGAACAGATTGCCCACGGAGTGTGGCAGCCGGGTGATAAGCTGCCCTCGCTAAGGGAGCAGGTGGCGAACAGCGGGATGAGTTTTATGACTGTCAGCCATGCTTATCAGCTCCTGGAAAGCCAGGGGCGTATAGTGGCGCGCCCGCAGTCCGGTTACTATGTGGCCCCGCGTATGGTGGCTACGCGGCAGAGTTCGGCGCCAGCGCAGGTAATGCCGGATAACGCTGTTGACATCAATACCTACATTTTTGAAGTCTTGCAGGCCAGCCGCAATGCTTCAGTATTGCCGTTCGCTTCCGCGTTTCCTGACCCAAAATTGTTCCCTTTACCACAACTCAACCGCTCGCTGGCGCAGGTCAGTAAAACCGCCACCGCAATGAGCGTGATTGAGAATCTGCCGCCGGGAAACGATGAACTACGTCATGCCATTGCCCGGCGCTATGCGTTGCAAGGCATGACCATTTCACCGGATGAGATTGTGATTACCGCCGGCGCGCTGGAAGCGTTGAACCTGAGTTTGCAAGCGGTAACCGAACCGGGCGATTGGGTTATTGTCGAAAACCCGTGTTTTTACGGAGCATTACAGGCGCTGGAACGGCTGAGGCTGAAAGCCTTATCGGTGGCAACCGACGTGAAAGAAGGTATCGATCTGGATGCGTTAGTGCAGGCGCTGCAAACCTATCCGGTAAAAGCCTGCTGGTTGATGACCAATAGCCAGAACCCGCTCGGTTTTACGCTGACGCCTGAAAAGAAAGCCCGGCTGATAGAAATTCTAAGCGAGCACAACGTCACCTTGATTGAAGATGACGTCTACAGCGAGCTCTATTTTGGCCGCGAGAAACCGTTGCCTGCTAAGGCGTGGGACAAGACGGACATGACGTTGCATTGCAGTTCGTTTTCAAAATGTCTGGTGCCGGGATTTCGCATCGGCTGGGTCGCGGCGGGGAAACATGCGCGGCGCATTCAACATTTACAGCTGATGAGTACGTTATCGACCAGTTCGCCGATGCAGTTGGCGCTGGTGGATTATCTGGCGACCAAGCGCTATGACGCGCATCTACGTCGCCTGCGTCGCCAACTGGCGGAACGCAAGCAATTGGCCTGGCAGTCGCTGCTGCGTTCGTTACCCCCTGAAGTGCAGATTCATCATAACGACAGCGGCTACTTCCTCTGGCTGGAGCTCCCTGCGGGGGTTGATGCCGGTCAACTTAGTGCCAGAGCGCTGGAGCACCATATCAGTATCGCGCCGGGCAAGATGTTTTCCACAACCGATAACTGGGCATCCTTTTTCCGTTTTAATACCGCCTGGGGCTGGGGCGAAAGGGAAGATAATGCAGTGGAGACGCTGGGGCATCTTATTCGTCAACTCATAAAGTAA
- a CDS encoding fasciclin domain-containing protein, with the protein MKKILPSLLFSALVISGVTQAAMMDNNTVMVGGAAMYPSKNIVQNAMNSKDHTTLVAAVKAAGLVSTLEGNGPFTVFAPTNTAFEKLPPGTVDSLLKPENKQKLTAVLTYHVVAGKYDMKALEKKIKAGGGKAELKTVNGESLWVMANGPHNIQLKDVRGNIANISTYDVNQSNGVIDVIDTVLMP; encoded by the coding sequence ATGAAAAAAATTCTGCCATCTCTTCTTTTTTCTGCACTGGTAATCAGCGGTGTGACCCAAGCGGCAATGATGGACAATAACACCGTCATGGTGGGCGGAGCCGCGATGTATCCGTCCAAAAATATTGTGCAAAATGCGATGAACTCAAAAGATCACACCACCTTGGTTGCAGCGGTAAAAGCCGCGGGACTGGTATCAACGCTTGAAGGTAATGGCCCTTTTACCGTTTTCGCACCGACTAATACCGCATTCGAAAAACTGCCCCCTGGTACCGTAGACTCCCTGCTTAAACCTGAAAACAAACAAAAACTGACTGCCGTATTGACCTATCACGTGGTCGCCGGGAAATACGATATGAAAGCCCTTGAGAAGAAAATTAAGGCCGGTGGCGGAAAAGCCGAATTGAAAACCGTCAATGGCGAATCGCTGTGGGTTATGGCAAATGGGCCGCACAATATTCAGCTCAAAGATGTTCGCGGTAATATCGCGAATATCAGCACCTATGATGTTAATCAGAGTAATGGCGTGATTGATGTTATTGATACCGTGCTGATGCCGTAA
- a CDS encoding sigma-70 family RNA polymerase sigma factor has product MTINSAHIHAGLMSQIACGDKQALELLYKTISPRLFGIILRIVRRRDWAEEILHDTFIHIWQSALYYDDKRSEPQIWLNHIARNRAIDYLRKHENRCCSVEDISEAEDMLRSPLAAEDVHLEAKKLHDCMEHLPAEQRQSIALAYYRGLSQTEIALSLNQPEGTVKSWIRRALIHLRECIGL; this is encoded by the coding sequence ATGACAATCAACTCAGCGCATATCCATGCAGGATTAATGAGCCAGATTGCTTGTGGCGATAAACAGGCTCTGGAATTGCTCTATAAAACAATATCACCGCGTTTATTCGGTATTATTTTGCGCATTGTCAGACGCCGTGACTGGGCCGAAGAGATTCTGCACGATACTTTCATCCACATCTGGCAGTCGGCACTCTACTACGACGACAAGCGTAGCGAACCGCAAATCTGGCTTAACCATATTGCCAGAAATCGCGCGATCGATTATCTGCGTAAGCATGAGAATCGCTGTTGTTCCGTGGAGGATATTAGCGAAGCTGAAGACATGCTGCGTTCGCCATTAGCGGCGGAAGACGTTCACCTGGAAGCAAAAAAACTGCATGACTGCATGGAGCATCTTCCGGCAGAACAGCGTCAAAGCATCGCCCTGGCCTATTATCGCGGGTTATCGCAAACTGAAATTGCGCTGTCATTGAACCAGCCTGAGGGCACCGTCAAAAGTTGGATCCGACGTGCACTTATCCATCTCAGGGAGTGCATTGGCTTATGA